One part of the Arabidopsis thaliana chromosome 4, partial sequence genome encodes these proteins:
- the GH9A3 gene encoding glycosyl hydrolase 9A3 (glycosyl hydrolase 9A3 (GH9A3); FUNCTIONS IN: hydrolase activity, hydrolyzing O-glycosyl compounds, catalytic activity; INVOLVED IN: response to nematode; LOCATED IN: plasma membrane; EXPRESSED IN: 22 plant structures; EXPRESSED DURING: 13 growth stages; CONTAINS InterPro DOMAIN/s: Six-hairpin glycosidase (InterPro:IPR012341), Glycoside hydrolase, family 9, active site (InterPro:IPR018221), Six-hairpin glycosidase-like (InterPro:IPR008928), Glycoside hydrolase, family 9 (InterPro:IPR001701); BEST Arabidopsis thaliana protein match is: glycosyl hydrolase 9A1 (TAIR:AT5G49720.1); Has 1666 Blast hits to 1648 proteins in 232 species: Archae - 2; Bacteria - 516; Metazoa - 186; Fungi - 17; Plants - 908; Viruses - 0; Other Eukaryotes - 37 (source: NCBI BLink).), giving the protein MYGRDPWGGPLEINAADSMTDDDRSRNLQDLDRATPSRPLDETQQSWLLGPKVLKKKKYVDLGCILVSRKIFLWTLGTIVVTALLSGFITLIVKTLPHHHHKEPPPDNYTIALRTALKFFNAQQSGKLPKNIYNVSWRHDSCLQDGKGDPGQCYKDLVGGYYDAGDSIKFNFPMSYAMTMLSWSVIEYSAKYQAAGELEHVKELIKWGTDYFLKTFNSSADNIYVMVEQVGSGVSGRGSELHNDHYCWMRPEDIHYKRTVSQCYSSCSDLAAEMAAALASASIVFKDNRLYSKNLVHGAKTLYRFATTSRNRYSQNGKESSKFYNSSMFEDELLWGGAWLYYATGNVTYLERVTSHHMAEKAGAFGNSPYYGVFSWDNKLPGAQLLLTRMRLFLSPGYPYEDMLSEFHNQTGRVMCSYLPYYKKFNRTNGGLIQLNHGAPQPLQYVANAAFLAALFSDYLEAADTPGWYCGPNFYTTEFLRNFSRSQIDYILGKNPRKMSYVVGYGQRYPKQVHHRGASIPKNMKETCTGGFKWKKSKKNNPNAINGAMVAGPDKHDGFHDIRTNYNYTEPTLAGNAGLVAALVALSGEKAVGGIDKNTMFSAVPPLVMATPPPPAPWTP; this is encoded by the exons ATGTACGGACGTGATCCATGGGGTGGTCCTCTAGAGATCAATGCGGCGGACTCCATGACAGACGACGATCGTAGTCGAAACCTACAAGACCTTGACCGTGCGACTCCTTCGCGGCCACTCGACGAAACGCAACAGAGTTGGCTTCTTGGACCAAAAGtgcttaagaagaaaaagtacgTCGATCTTGGATGTATCTTAGTCAGCCGTAAGATCTTTCTTTGGACTCTTGGAACCATTGTAGTAACTGCTCTTCTCTCTGGATTCATAACTTTGATCGTTAAAACATTGCCACACCACCACCACAAGGAACCACCACCGGATAATTACACTATCGCTCTCCGTACAGCTCTCAAGTTCTTCAATGCTCAACAAT CTGGGAAACTTCCAAAGAACATTTATAATGTATCATGGAGGCATGATTCTTGTCTACAAGATGGTAAGGGAGATCCAGGACAATGCTACAAAGATTTGGTAGGAGGTTACTATGATGCTGGAGATTCTATCAAATTCAACTTCCCAATGTCTTATGCTATGACTATGTTGAGCTGGAGTGTAATCGAATACAGCGCAAAGTACCAAGCTGCTGGCGAGCTTGAACATGTTAAAGAACTCATCAAATGGGGAACTGACTACTTTCTCAAGACTTTCAATAGTAGTGCTGATAACATCTATGTTATGGTGGAAcag GTCGGATCTGGAGTTAGCGGTAGAGGAAGTGAATTGCACAATGACCATTACTGTTGGATGCGTCCTGAGGATATTCATTATAAAAGGACTGTATCTCAATGTTACAGTAGCTGCTCTGATCTTGCTGCAGAGATGGCAGCTGCTCTGGCTTCTGCATCCATTGTATTCAAGGACAACAGATTATATTCGAAAAATCTTGTTCATGGTGCTAAGACGCTTTATAGGTTTGCAACTACTTCTAGGAATAGATACAGTCAAAATGGTAAAGAGTCTAGCAAATTTTATAACTCTAGCATGTTTGAGGATGAGCTATTATGGGGTGGTGCTTGGCTGTATTATGCTACTGGAAATGTAACTTATCTAGAACGAGTTACCAGTCACCACATGGCTGAGAAAGCTGGTGCCTTCGGGAATAGTCCTTATTATGGCGTATTTAGCTGGGACAACAAGCTTCCAGGGGCTCAG TTGCTGTTAACACGGATGAGGCTGTTTCTGAGCCCTGGATATCCATATGAAGACATGTTAAGCGAATTTCATAACCAAACAGGCAGAGTTATGTGCTCTTACTTGCCttattacaagaaatttaacaGAACCAATG GAGGTTTGATTCAGTTGAACCATGGAGCTCCACAGCCTCTTCAATATGTTGCAAATGCGGCTTTCTTAGCGGCACTATTCAGTGATTATCTAGAGGCTGCTGATACTCCCGGATGGTACTGTGGTCCTAACTTCTATACTACTGAATTCCTACGCAACTTTTCAAGATCGCAG ATTGATTATATACTTGGTAAAAACCCTCGGAAGATGAGTTATGTTGTGGGTTATGGGCAACGGTACCCGAAACAAGTGCATCACAGAGGAGCTTCAATTCCAAAGAACATGAAAGAAACCTGCACAGGAGGATTTAAATGGaaaaagagcaaaaagaaTAACCCAAACGCTATTAATGGAGCAATGGTTGCTGGACCAGACAAGCATGACGGATTCCACGACATACGAACAAATTACAACTATACAGAGCCGACTCTAGCGGGAAATGCTGGTCTAGTCGCCGCTCTGGTGGCTTTATCAGGGGAAAAAGCGGTTGGTGGTATTGACAAAAACACTATGTTCTCTGCCGTACCTCCATTGGTTATGGCTACACCGCCGCCTCCAGCACCTTGGACAccttga
- the GH9A3 gene encoding glycosyl hydrolase 9A3 translates to MYGRDPWGGPLEINAADSMTDDDRSRNLQDLDRATPSRPLDETQQSWLLGPKVLKKKKYVDLGCILVSRKIFLWTLGTIVVTALLSGFITLIVKTLPHHHHKEPPPDNYTIALRTALKFFNAQQSGKLPKNIYNVSWRHDSCLQDGKGDPGQCYKDLVGGYYDAGDSIKFNFPMSYAMTMLSWSVIEYSAKYQAAGELEHVKELIKWGTDYFLKTFNSSADNIYVMVEQVGSGVSGRGSELHNDHYCWMRPEDIHYKRTVSQCYSSCSDLAAEMAAALASASIVFKDNRLYSKNLVHGAKTLYRFATTSRNRYSQNGKESSKFYNSSMFEDELLWGGAWLYYATGNVTYLERVTSHHMAEKAGAFGNSPYYGVFSWDNKLPGAQLLLTRMRLFLSPGYPYEDMLSEFHNQTGRVMCSYLPYYKKFNRTNGELSVNLRICTRFENVIKKIISVSSLQEV, encoded by the exons ATGTACGGACGTGATCCATGGGGTGGTCCTCTAGAGATCAATGCGGCGGACTCCATGACAGACGACGATCGTAGTCGAAACCTACAAGACCTTGACCGTGCGACTCCTTCGCGGCCACTCGACGAAACGCAACAGAGTTGGCTTCTTGGACCAAAAGtgcttaagaagaaaaagtacgTCGATCTTGGATGTATCTTAGTCAGCCGTAAGATCTTTCTTTGGACTCTTGGAACCATTGTAGTAACTGCTCTTCTCTCTGGATTCATAACTTTGATCGTTAAAACATTGCCACACCACCACCACAAGGAACCACCACCGGATAATTACACTATCGCTCTCCGTACAGCTCTCAAGTTCTTCAATGCTCAACAAT CTGGGAAACTTCCAAAGAACATTTATAATGTATCATGGAGGCATGATTCTTGTCTACAAGATGGTAAGGGAGATCCAGGACAATGCTACAAAGATTTGGTAGGAGGTTACTATGATGCTGGAGATTCTATCAAATTCAACTTCCCAATGTCTTATGCTATGACTATGTTGAGCTGGAGTGTAATCGAATACAGCGCAAAGTACCAAGCTGCTGGCGAGCTTGAACATGTTAAAGAACTCATCAAATGGGGAACTGACTACTTTCTCAAGACTTTCAATAGTAGTGCTGATAACATCTATGTTATGGTGGAAcag GTCGGATCTGGAGTTAGCGGTAGAGGAAGTGAATTGCACAATGACCATTACTGTTGGATGCGTCCTGAGGATATTCATTATAAAAGGACTGTATCTCAATGTTACAGTAGCTGCTCTGATCTTGCTGCAGAGATGGCAGCTGCTCTGGCTTCTGCATCCATTGTATTCAAGGACAACAGATTATATTCGAAAAATCTTGTTCATGGTGCTAAGACGCTTTATAGGTTTGCAACTACTTCTAGGAATAGATACAGTCAAAATGGTAAAGAGTCTAGCAAATTTTATAACTCTAGCATGTTTGAGGATGAGCTATTATGGGGTGGTGCTTGGCTGTATTATGCTACTGGAAATGTAACTTATCTAGAACGAGTTACCAGTCACCACATGGCTGAGAAAGCTGGTGCCTTCGGGAATAGTCCTTATTATGGCGTATTTAGCTGGGACAACAAGCTTCCAGGGGCTCAG TTGCTGTTAACACGGATGAGGCTGTTTCTGAGCCCTGGATATCCATATGAAGACATGTTAAGCGAATTTCATAACCAAACAGGCAGAGTTATGTGCTCTTACTTGCCttattacaagaaatttaacaGAACCAATGGTGAGTTGTCTGTGAATTTGAGGATTTGCACACGTTTTGAAAACGTGATCAAGAAAATAATCTCGGTATCATCTCTGCAGGAGGTTTGA
- the MLO13 gene encoding Seven transmembrane MLO family protein: MAEARSGSLEYTPTWVVAFICFIIVLLSLLAERGLHHLGKCLKRRQQDALFEALQKLKEELMLLGFISLMLTVSQAAIRHICVPPALVNNMFPCKKPLEEHHAPKSSHSIINNARHLLSTGESPDHCAAKGQVPLVSVEALHQLHIFIFVLAVFHVIFCASTMVLGGARIQQWKHWEDWFKKRPSQKGTTRRGHHAHAHELFSANHEFFEMHAGGFWRRSVVISWVRSFFKQFYGSVTKSEYIALRQAFIMSHCRTNPSFDFHKYMLRTLEIDFKKVVSISWYLWLFVVVFLLLNVGGWNTYFWLSFLPLILLLMVGAKLEYIISSLALDVSEKRSRAEEAVITPSDELFWFHRPGIVLQLIHFILFQNSFEIAFFFWILFTYGIHSCIMEKLGYLIPRLVMG; this comes from the exons ATGGCAGAAGCAAGGTCTGGTTCTCTTGAGTATACACCCACATGGGTCGTTGCGTTTATCTGTTTCATCATTGTTCTCTTATCTCTTCTCGCTGAACGTGGTCTTCATCATCTTGGAAAG TGTCTGAAGCGTAGGCAACAAGATGCCTTGTTCGAAGCCTTGCAGAAACTCAAAGAAG AATTGATGCTTCTTGGATTTATCTCCCTGATGTTAACGGTATCTCAGGCCGCAATTCGGCATATCTGTGTCCCACCAGCTCTTGTAAACAACATGTTTCCCTGTAAGAAGCCATTGGAGGAGCATCATGCGCCTAAATCATCTCATTCGATTATCAACAATGCACGACATCTCCTTTCAACAGGAGAAAGTCCAGACCATTGTGCTGCCAAG GGGCAGGTTCCATTAGTATCTGTGGAAGCGTTGCATCAACTCCATATCTTCATCTTTGTGCTAGCGGTTTTTCACGTCATCTTCTGCGCCTCAACCATGGTTCTTGGAGGAGCAAGA ATACAACAATGGAAACATTGGGAGGATTGGTTCAAGAAACGTCCTTCTCAAAAGG GCACTACAAGGCGTGGTCATCATGCTCATGCTCACGAGTTATTCAGTGCAAATCACGAGTTCTTCGAGATGCATGCTGGAGGATTTTGGAGAAGATCTGTTGTCATCAGCTGGGTG AGATCATTCTTCAAGCAGTTTTATGGTTCTGTCACCAAATCAGAATACATAGCTCTGCGACAAGCATTCATCATG AGTCATTGCCGCACAAACCCATCATTTGATTTTCACAAGTACATGCTAAGAACACTGGAAATAGATTTCAAGAAAGTTGTGAGCATAAg TTGGTATCTATGGCTCTTTGTCGTCGTCTTTTTGCTGCTCAATGTTGGAGGATGGAACACTTACTTCTGGTTATCTTTCTTGCCTTTGATT TTGTTACTAATGGTGGGTGCCAAGTTGGAATATATAATAAGTAGCTTAGCTTTGGATGTTTCCGAGAAGCGAAGCCGCGCGGAAGAAGCAGTGATCACACCTTCTGATGAACTCTTTTGGTTCCATAGGCCAGGCATTGTTCTCCAACTCATCCATTTCATTCTCTTTCAGAATTCATTTGAgattgctttcttcttctggattTTG TTCACATACGGAATACATTCATGTATCATGGAGAAACTAGGCTACCTTATCCCAAGACTCGTCATGGGGTAA
- the GH9A3 gene encoding glycosyl hydrolase 9A3: MYGRDPWGGPLEINAADSMTDDDRSRNLQDLDRATPSRPLDETQQSWLLGPKVLKKKKYVDLGCILVSRKIFLWTLGTIVVTALLSGFITLIVKTLPHHHHKEPPPDNYTIALRTALKFFNAQQSGKLPKNIYNVSWRHDSCLQDGKGDPGQCYKDLVGGYYDAGDSIKFNFPMSYAMTMLSWSVIEYSAKYQAAGELEHVKELIKWGTDYFLKTFNSSADNIYVMVEQVGSGVSGRGSELHNDHYCWMRPEDIHYKRTVSQCYSSCSDLAAEMAAALASASIVFKDNRLYSKNLVHGAKTLYRFATTSRNRYSQNGKESSKFYNSSMFEDELLWGGAWLYYATGNVTYLERVTSHHMAEKAGAFGNSPYYGVFSWDNKLPGAQLLLTRMRLFLSPGYPYEDMLSEFHNQTGRVMCSYLPYYKKFNRTNGGLIQLNHGAPQPLQYVANAAFLAALFSDYLEAADTPGWYCGPNFYTTEFLRNFSRSQV; encoded by the exons ATGTACGGACGTGATCCATGGGGTGGTCCTCTAGAGATCAATGCGGCGGACTCCATGACAGACGACGATCGTAGTCGAAACCTACAAGACCTTGACCGTGCGACTCCTTCGCGGCCACTCGACGAAACGCAACAGAGTTGGCTTCTTGGACCAAAAGtgcttaagaagaaaaagtacgTCGATCTTGGATGTATCTTAGTCAGCCGTAAGATCTTTCTTTGGACTCTTGGAACCATTGTAGTAACTGCTCTTCTCTCTGGATTCATAACTTTGATCGTTAAAACATTGCCACACCACCACCACAAGGAACCACCACCGGATAATTACACTATCGCTCTCCGTACAGCTCTCAAGTTCTTCAATGCTCAACAAT CTGGGAAACTTCCAAAGAACATTTATAATGTATCATGGAGGCATGATTCTTGTCTACAAGATGGTAAGGGAGATCCAGGACAATGCTACAAAGATTTGGTAGGAGGTTACTATGATGCTGGAGATTCTATCAAATTCAACTTCCCAATGTCTTATGCTATGACTATGTTGAGCTGGAGTGTAATCGAATACAGCGCAAAGTACCAAGCTGCTGGCGAGCTTGAACATGTTAAAGAACTCATCAAATGGGGAACTGACTACTTTCTCAAGACTTTCAATAGTAGTGCTGATAACATCTATGTTATGGTGGAAcag GTCGGATCTGGAGTTAGCGGTAGAGGAAGTGAATTGCACAATGACCATTACTGTTGGATGCGTCCTGAGGATATTCATTATAAAAGGACTGTATCTCAATGTTACAGTAGCTGCTCTGATCTTGCTGCAGAGATGGCAGCTGCTCTGGCTTCTGCATCCATTGTATTCAAGGACAACAGATTATATTCGAAAAATCTTGTTCATGGTGCTAAGACGCTTTATAGGTTTGCAACTACTTCTAGGAATAGATACAGTCAAAATGGTAAAGAGTCTAGCAAATTTTATAACTCTAGCATGTTTGAGGATGAGCTATTATGGGGTGGTGCTTGGCTGTATTATGCTACTGGAAATGTAACTTATCTAGAACGAGTTACCAGTCACCACATGGCTGAGAAAGCTGGTGCCTTCGGGAATAGTCCTTATTATGGCGTATTTAGCTGGGACAACAAGCTTCCAGGGGCTCAG TTGCTGTTAACACGGATGAGGCTGTTTCTGAGCCCTGGATATCCATATGAAGACATGTTAAGCGAATTTCATAACCAAACAGGCAGAGTTATGTGCTCTTACTTGCCttattacaagaaatttaacaGAACCAATG GAGGTTTGATTCAGTTGAACCATGGAGCTCCACAGCCTCTTCAATATGTTGCAAATGCGGCTTTCTTAGCGGCACTATTCAGTGATTATCTAGAGGCTGCTGATACTCCCGGATGGTACTGTGGTCCTAACTTCTATACTACTGAATTCCTACGCAACTTTTCAAGATCGCAGGTATGA
- the MLO13 gene encoding Seven transmembrane MLO family protein (MILDEW RESISTANCE LOCUS O 13 (MLO13); FUNCTIONS IN: calmodulin binding; INVOLVED IN: cell death, defense response; LOCATED IN: integral to membrane, plasma membrane; EXPRESSED IN: 13 plant structures; EXPRESSED DURING: seedling growth, petal differentiation and expansion stage; CONTAINS InterPro DOMAIN/s: Mlo-related protein (InterPro:IPR004326); BEST Arabidopsis thaliana protein match is: Seven transmembrane MLO family protein (TAIR:AT4G02600.2); Has 30201 Blast hits to 17322 proteins in 780 species: Archae - 12; Bacteria - 1396; Metazoa - 17338; Fungi - 3422; Plants - 5037; Viruses - 0; Other Eukaryotes - 2996 (source: NCBI BLink).) yields the protein MAEARSGSLEYTPTWVVAFICFIIVLLSLLAERGLHHLGKCLKRRQQDALFEALQKLKEELMLLGFISLMLTVSQAAIRHICVPPALVNNMFPCKKPLEEHHAPKSSHSIINNARHLLSTGESPDHCAAKGQVPLVSVEALHQLHIFIFVLAVFHVIFCASTMVLGGARIQQWKHWEDWFKKRPSQKGTTRRGHHAHAHELFSANHEFFEMHAGGFWRRSVVISWVRSFFKQFYGSVTKSEYIALRQAFIMSHCRTNPSFDFHKYMLRTLEIDFKKVVSISWYLWLFVVVFLLLNVGGWNTYFWLSFLPLILLLMVGAKLEYIISSLALDVSEKRSRAEEAVITPSDELFWFHRPGIVLQLIHFILFQNSFEIAFFFWILFTYGIHSCIMEKLGYLIPRLVMGVLVQVLCSYSTLPLYALVTQMGSKFKKGIFDNVVQSTLEGWLEDTRNRGESTSEAHRIEMQPTTPESYNVQSENP from the exons ATGGCAGAAGCAAGGTCTGGTTCTCTTGAGTATACACCCACATGGGTCGTTGCGTTTATCTGTTTCATCATTGTTCTCTTATCTCTTCTCGCTGAACGTGGTCTTCATCATCTTGGAAAG TGTCTGAAGCGTAGGCAACAAGATGCCTTGTTCGAAGCCTTGCAGAAACTCAAAGAAG AATTGATGCTTCTTGGATTTATCTCCCTGATGTTAACGGTATCTCAGGCCGCAATTCGGCATATCTGTGTCCCACCAGCTCTTGTAAACAACATGTTTCCCTGTAAGAAGCCATTGGAGGAGCATCATGCGCCTAAATCATCTCATTCGATTATCAACAATGCACGACATCTCCTTTCAACAGGAGAAAGTCCAGACCATTGTGCTGCCAAG GGGCAGGTTCCATTAGTATCTGTGGAAGCGTTGCATCAACTCCATATCTTCATCTTTGTGCTAGCGGTTTTTCACGTCATCTTCTGCGCCTCAACCATGGTTCTTGGAGGAGCAAGA ATACAACAATGGAAACATTGGGAGGATTGGTTCAAGAAACGTCCTTCTCAAAAGG GCACTACAAGGCGTGGTCATCATGCTCATGCTCACGAGTTATTCAGTGCAAATCACGAGTTCTTCGAGATGCATGCTGGAGGATTTTGGAGAAGATCTGTTGTCATCAGCTGGGTG AGATCATTCTTCAAGCAGTTTTATGGTTCTGTCACCAAATCAGAATACATAGCTCTGCGACAAGCATTCATCATG AGTCATTGCCGCACAAACCCATCATTTGATTTTCACAAGTACATGCTAAGAACACTGGAAATAGATTTCAAGAAAGTTGTGAGCATAAg TTGGTATCTATGGCTCTTTGTCGTCGTCTTTTTGCTGCTCAATGTTGGAGGATGGAACACTTACTTCTGGTTATCTTTCTTGCCTTTGATT TTGTTACTAATGGTGGGTGCCAAGTTGGAATATATAATAAGTAGCTTAGCTTTGGATGTTTCCGAGAAGCGAAGCCGCGCGGAAGAAGCAGTGATCACACCTTCTGATGAACTCTTTTGGTTCCATAGGCCAGGCATTGTTCTCCAACTCATCCATTTCATTCTCTTTCAGAATTCATTTGAgattgctttcttcttctggattTTG TTCACATACGGAATACATTCATGTATCATGGAGAAACTAGGCTACCTTATCCCAAGACTCGTCATGGG AGTGTTAGTCCAAGTGCTTTGCAGTTACAGCACATTACCACTATATGCCCTTGTTACACAA ATGGGTAGCAAATTCAAGAAAGGGATATTCGACAATGTAGTACAGTCCACACTGGAAGGATGGTTAGAAGATACGAGGAACAGAGGCGAATCCACGAGCGAGGCTCATAGGATAGAGATGCAACCTACAACTCCTGAATCTTATAATGTCCAAAGTGAAAACCCTTAA
- the WRKY7 gene encoding WRKY DNA-binding protein 7, which translates to MTVELMMSSYSGGGGGGDGFPAIAAAAKMEDTALREAASAGIHGVEEFLKLIGQSQQPTEKSQTEITAVTDVAVNSFKKVISLLGRSRTGHARFRRAPASTQTPFKQTPVVEEEVEVEEKKPETSSVLTKQKTEQYHGGGSAFRVYCPTPIHRRPPLSHNNNNNQNQTKNGSSSSSPPMLANGAPSTINFAPSPPVSATNSFMSSHRCDTDSTHMSSGFEFTNPSQLSGSRGKPPLSSASLKRRCNSSPSSRCHCSKKRKSRVKRVIRVPAVSSKMADIPSDEFSWRKYGQKPIKGSPHPR; encoded by the exons ATGACTGTTGAGCTGATGATGAGCAGCTAcagcggcggcggaggaggaggtgaTGGTTTTCCTGCAATCGCCGCGGCGGCGAAAATGGAAGATACCGCTTTGAGAGAAGCTGCTTCTGCAGGGATTCACGGTGTGGAGGAGTTTCTTAAACTGATCGGTCAAAGTCAACAACCAACGGAGAAGAGTCAGACGGAGATAACCGCGGTGACTGACGTCGCCGTTAACAGCTTCAAGAAGGTCATTTCTCTACTCGGTAGATCTAGAACCGGACACGCTAGATTCAGACGAGCTCCCGCGTCAACGCAAACGCCGTTTAAGCAAACGCCGGTGGTtgaggaggaggtggaggtggaggagaagaagccAGAAACAAGCTCCGTgttaacaaaacagaaaacagagcaatatCACGGTGGTGGATCTGCGTTTAGAGTTTATTGTCCAACACCAATTCATCGTCGTCCTCCTCTATCacacaataacaacaacaatcagaatcaaacaaagaacggttcgtcttcttcatctcctccGATGCTCGCAAACGGAGCACCGTCAACGATAAACTTTGCGCCGTCACCACCAGTCTCAGCGACGAACTCATTCATGTCTTCTCATAGATGTGACACCGATAGTACTCACATGTCATCAGGATTCGAGTTCACTAACCCATCTCAGCTCTCTGGTTCGAGAGGTAAACCTCCTTTATCATCAGCTTCGTTGAAGAGAAGATGTAATTCATCTCCCTCAAGCCGTTGCCATTGCTCCaagaaaag GAAATCAAGAGTAAAAAGAGTGATTAGAGTTCCAGCAGTAAGTAGCAAAATGGCTGATATACCATCAGATGAGTTTTCATGGAGAAAATATGGTCAAAAACCAATCAAAGGCTCTCCTCATCCTCggtaa
- the WRKY7 gene encoding WRKY DNA-binding protein 7 (WRKY DNA-binding protein 7 (WRKY7); CONTAINS InterPro DOMAIN/s: DNA-binding WRKY (InterPro:IPR003657), Transcription factor, WRKY, Zn-cluster (InterPro:IPR018872); BEST Arabidopsis thaliana protein match is: WRKY DNA-binding protein 11 (TAIR:AT4G31550.1); Has 3521 Blast hits to 3002 proteins in 204 species: Archae - 0; Bacteria - 2; Metazoa - 39; Fungi - 4; Plants - 3353; Viruses - 0; Other Eukaryotes - 123 (source: NCBI BLink).) has protein sequence MTVELMMSSYSGGGGGGDGFPAIAAAAKMEDTALREAASAGIHGVEEFLKLIGQSQQPTEKSQTEITAVTDVAVNSFKKVISLLGRSRTGHARFRRAPASTQTPFKQTPVVEEEVEVEEKKPETSSVLTKQKTEQYHGGGSAFRVYCPTPIHRRPPLSHNNNNNQNQTKNGSSSSSPPMLANGAPSTINFAPSPPVSATNSFMSSHRCDTDSTHMSSGFEFTNPSQLSGSRGKPPLSSASLKRRCNSSPSSRCHCSKKRKSRVKRVIRVPAVSSKMADIPSDEFSWRKYGQKPIKGSPHPRGYYKCSSVRGCPARKHVERALDDAMMLIVTYEGDHNHALVLETTTMNHDKTL, from the exons ATGACTGTTGAGCTGATGATGAGCAGCTAcagcggcggcggaggaggaggtgaTGGTTTTCCTGCAATCGCCGCGGCGGCGAAAATGGAAGATACCGCTTTGAGAGAAGCTGCTTCTGCAGGGATTCACGGTGTGGAGGAGTTTCTTAAACTGATCGGTCAAAGTCAACAACCAACGGAGAAGAGTCAGACGGAGATAACCGCGGTGACTGACGTCGCCGTTAACAGCTTCAAGAAGGTCATTTCTCTACTCGGTAGATCTAGAACCGGACACGCTAGATTCAGACGAGCTCCCGCGTCAACGCAAACGCCGTTTAAGCAAACGCCGGTGGTtgaggaggaggtggaggtggaggagaagaagccAGAAACAAGCTCCGTgttaacaaaacagaaaacagagcaatatCACGGTGGTGGATCTGCGTTTAGAGTTTATTGTCCAACACCAATTCATCGTCGTCCTCCTCTATCacacaataacaacaacaatcagaatcaaacaaagaacggttcgtcttcttcatctcctccGATGCTCGCAAACGGAGCACCGTCAACGATAAACTTTGCGCCGTCACCACCAGTCTCAGCGACGAACTCATTCATGTCTTCTCATAGATGTGACACCGATAGTACTCACATGTCATCAGGATTCGAGTTCACTAACCCATCTCAGCTCTCTGGTTCGAGAGGTAAACCTCCTTTATCATCAGCTTCGTTGAAGAGAAGATGTAATTCATCTCCCTCAAGCCGTTGCCATTGCTCCaagaaaag GAAATCAAGAGTAAAAAGAGTGATTAGAGTTCCAGCAGTAAGTAGCAAAATGGCTGATATACCATCAGATGAGTTTTCATGGAGAAAATATGGTCAAAAACCAATCAAAGGCTCTCCTCATCCTCg GGGATATTACAAGTGCAGCAGTGTAAGAGGTTGTCCGGCGCGTAAGCATGTGGAGCGTGCACTAGATGATGCGATGATGCTAATCGTGACGTACGAAGGAGACCACAACCATGCTTTGGTTCTCGAGACGACGACGATGAATCATGACAAAACTCTTTAG